The following are from one region of the Gossypium hirsutum isolate 1008001.06 chromosome D03, Gossypium_hirsutum_v2.1, whole genome shotgun sequence genome:
- the LOC107950439 gene encoding F-box protein FBW2 has protein sequence MEEDGEFRCWDELIPDALGLIFNNLSLQEILTVIPRVCKSWQRAVSGPYCWQDIDIEQWSQQCRPETLDRMLQMLITRSSGSLRKLCVTGLPNGQSFSFIADNAKSLRTLRLPRSEINDSVVEQVAGRLSSVTFLDVSYCRNIGAPALEAIGKHCKLLMGLRRTMHPLEVVGKLSQDDEALAIATTMPKLKQLEVAYLLISTEGVVKILENCPALELLDVRGCWNVKLDENLVKKFSRLKVVGPLVVDYFGMKGWDDCSNYSGSSGYLAWDFVAGDVGIDYDDEISDVDWEDDQSIEDVEMRFYDGFDLENAAFDWPLSP, from the exons ATGGAAGAGGATGGTGAATTCAGGTGCTGGGATGAATTGATTCCAGATGCACTTGGGTTGATTTTCAATAATCTTTCACTCCAGGAGATACTCACTGTAATCCCAAGGGTGTGCAAATCATGGCAGAGAGCAGTTAGTGGACCTTATTGCTGGCAGGACATCGACATCGAACAATGGAGCCAACAATGCCGGCCCGAGACCCTTGATCGCATGCTTCAAATGCTGATTACTAGAAGTTCGGGTTCACTCCGCAAGCTCTGTGTTACTGGTCTCCCTAATGGCCAGAGTTTTTCATTCATTGCAGATAA TGCGAAATCTCTTCGGACTTTACGGCTGCCAAGaagtgaaataaatgattcaGTAGTGGAACAGGTTGCTGGGAGGCTCTCTTCGGTGACTTTCTTGGATGTTAGTTACTGCAGGAATATTGGAGCTCCGGCACTTGAAGCAATAGGCAAGCACTGTAAGTTACTAATGGGATTGAGGAGAACAATGCACCCGTTAGAGGTAGTTGGCAAACTGTCTCAAGATGATGAGGCCCTTGCTATTGCTACCACAATGCCGAAGCTCAAGCAACTCGAGGTAGCATACTTGCTTATTAGCACAGAAGGTGTGGTTAAGATACTTGAAAACTGCCCTGCGCTTGAATTATTGGACGTGAGAGGATGTTGGAACGTGAAGCTGGATGAAAATCTTGTCAAGAAATTCTCACGGCTGAAGGTGGTCGGACCTCTCGTTGTGGATTATTTTGGGATGAAGGGCTGGGATGATTGTTCAAACTATTCAGGTTCCTCAGGTTACTTGGCCTGGGACTTTGTTGCTGGAGATGTCGGTATTGATTACGATGATGAGATATCAGATGTGGATTGGGAAGACGACCAAAGTATAGAAGATGTGGAAATGAGGTTCTACGACGGTTTTGACTTGGAAAATGCTGCGTTCGATTGGCCCCTCTCCCCTTGA